TCGTGCAGCTTGAACGGCAGTTGCGCGAGGTCGTCGTCGGTTTTCTCGAGGAAGCGGCGGATCGTCTGCCGCAGGTGCCAGCTCTGCGTCGCGACCGTCACCGGATACCACACGCGCAGCAGCATCGTCTCCAGGTACGACGCCAGCCAGAACACCTGCGGGTCGTCGCATTCGACGGTCATCAGCACGTTGTGCGTCGGCACGACCGAGCCCTCCGGCACCGCGCGGATCTTCACCGGCAGGTAGCCGTCGTAGCGCTCGACGATGTAGCGCCAGCCGGCTTCGTTGAATGGCTCGCCGTGCACCGCGAAGAAATCGCGCGCGTCGTCGATCATCGCGTGCGTGACCGGCTTGCACAGATATTCCTTCAGCAGCATCTGCAGGCCGAAGAACAGCGTGCGCTCGTAGCGGCCGCCGCGCGATTCGACGTACGAGAACATCGCGGTCGCGTCGGCCGGATATTGCAGGAAGTGGGATGCCTTGTACGAATCCGTGTTGAGGATCGGATTGGCGAGAACCGCGGCAAAGCCGCCGAGATCGTTTTGCATGGCTAGAGCTCCTCTAGGCCGTTGAGATGCCGCCGCGTCTGTCGCGACGGACCGGAATGCGGGGAATCAGCGGATCACAGCTTCCCCAGGAAGTGATAGGCGATGTCGAAGTGATCCTCGAACATCACGCTGCGCATCTGCGCGAATTCGTTGAGCGGCACCCAGCGCGCCTTGTCGGCATCGTCGCTGCCCTTCACGCGCGGCAGCTCGCCGGTCGGGAAGCTGAACAGGCACGCGTGCGTGATCGTGCGGCCGCGCAGCGAGCGGGTCGGATGATCGAACACCTGGCGGTCCTTCAGCGAGCCGCGCAGCACGGGCTCGGGCAGCTTCAGCCCGGTTTCCTCGCGCAGCTCGCGAATGCACGCGGTATCGAGCCTTTCGTCCTGGTTCACGAAGCCGCCCGGCAACGCCCACAGGCCGCGGCCGGGCTCGCTGCGACGGCGCACGAGCAGGATGTGGCCGGAATGCACGACGACCGCGTCGACGGTCACGAACGTGACCGGATACGGCGCCGCCGCCCACGCCTTGCGATACGCGGCGATGAACTCGGCTTCCGCCTTGAGCTGCGCGAATTCCGGCTGCGTGCGGAACCGCTCGAGCCAGCCGAACACGGGCTCGGGCACGGCCCATTGCACGAAGCTGTTGGGGCGTTCCGCGAAATACTGGTCGCGGATTTCGGTGGCGGAGATGTCTTCCGTCGCATCGGCCTCGACCAGCTCCCATTGCGGGAACATCCGCAGGTAATACGACGTGGCGTCCTTCTCGTGGCCGATCAGCCCGACCTTCTTGTGCGCGACGTCGCCGAGCGCGGACGCGACGGCATCCTGCACCCAGCGCACCCAGTCGCCGTCGTTGTACGTCGAGTCCTGCACGGGGGCGATCGTCACGCGGTCGCGCTCGGACGCGTCGAGCAGCGAGGCCAGCATCTGGCGGCGCTCGTCGAACGAGAACGGATCCTTGATGGTGCGGGGCTTGTCGGTCGACCCGATCAGCACGCAGACGCGCTCGGCCCGGCTCAGCGCCGACTTCAGCACGTTCAGGTGGCCACGATGCGGAGGCTGGAAACGACCGATGAAGACAAGCGCGTCGAAGCGCCTGGTGTGTTGCGTACTCATGAGGCTCCCTCAAGAGATTGAAACGCTTCGGGTCTGTCCCGAAGGCATGGACGCAATCGTAGGAGAATTCGCCGCGAAAATCAATCGAGCGCGCGCTCGACTCGAGCGCAATGCGGCGCGACGGCGGCTTCGTCCGATCCGCACCGCTTGCCGTTGACGCGGCCCGCGGCGGCACCCACGTTGCCGCGCCGAGCACGCGTGCGCGCCGCGCATTCGGTCATTGCCTCGCCGCGCGCAGCCGCTATAATCGCGCCACATTCCGACTGCTTGAGCAGGCCGTCGGCGCGACGGGGATGCGACGCGCCGGATGCCCATCTCGACGACAACAATGACAAACCGAACCGTTCGACGCCTTCGTTCGTCCACGCGCGCCGTTGCGCGCCTGCTCGCGTGCATGCCGCTGCTGGCTGCGCCGCTCGTGGCTGGCGCGGCCCGCGCCGCCGGCCCCGACGCGCCGCCGCCGTCCGCCCGCTACATCGTCGTCGACACCGGCCATACGCCGGCCCATCCGGGCGCGACCGGCGCGAGCGGCCGCGTCGAATACCGCTACAACCTGGATCTGTCCACCGCCGTCGCCGACACGCTCGTCGCCCACGGCGACCGCGTGCTGCGCACGGCCGCGGACGGCCGCGAGATCAAGCTGGACCAGCGCTCGACGCAGGCGCCCGATGCCAACCTGTTCGTGTCGATCCATCACGACTCGATGCAGCAGCAGTTCATCGACGCCGGCCGGCAGCGCGAATTCCGCGGCTTCTCGGTATTCGTGTCGGAGCGCAATCCGCATTACGAACAGAGCCTGCGCTGCGCGAAGGCGATCGCCGGGAAGCTGGTCGCGGCAGGCGAGACGCCGTCGCTCTATCACGCGCAGCCGATCCGCGGCGAGAACCGTCCGCTGATCGACCCGCATCTCGGCATCCACCGCTTCGACGATCTCGTCGTGCTGCGCACCGCGCCGGTTCCGGCCGTGCTCGTCGAAGCCGGCGTGATCGTCAACCCCGACGAAGAGAAGCGGCTCGCGCAGCACGACACGATCCAGCGCCTGTCCGCCGCGATCGCGGGCGGCATCGACGCATGTACGGCGGCCCGCTGAAGACGCGGCCGCCCGCTTTCAACGGTTTTACCCAGTGAGGAGCACTACGATGAAGAAGAAGAATCTTCTCGCATCCTGCGCGCTGTTCGCGCTTGCCGTTCCGTTCGCCGCGCACGCGGCCGGCTGCGCGAAGCCGCGCGGCGCATTCGACCAGGTGTACTGCAGCAGCACGCAGTTCTCGCAGCTCGACCGCGAGCTGAACGACCAGTACGGCCGCCTGCGCAAGCAGCTGAGCGGCGACCAGCAGGCGTCGCTGAAGACGGGTCAGCTCGCGTGGCTCAAGCAGCGCGACGACCGCTGCAGCGAAACGCGCGACGACGGCTACCTCGTGAACCTGCAATGCGCGATCGACGCAACGCAATCGCGGCTGACGTTCCTGCGCGAACGTGAACGCGAGTGCACGAGCACCGGCTGCGTCACGGCCAAGCTCGGCGACTGAGCGTTGCCCCGGTTCCGCGCCGTGCCACGCCTCGGTCGCGGCGCGGGACCGTCATCGCGCCGCGCTCACAGAAACCACCGATACTCCCGCGCCCCGATCTCGTTGCGAAAATCCAGCTCTTCCTGCCGCTTGTTCTCGCAGTAGACCATCACGAACTCGCCGCCGAGCCCTTCGCGCACCGCCGGATGATCCTGCATCGCGGCAACCGCCGACAGCATGTCCTTCGGGAAATCGATGCCGCTGCCGCGATCGTCGTTGAGCGGCGCGATCGGCTCCTTGCCCGCGTCGAGCCCGTATTCCATCCCGGTCAGGATCGCCGCCAGCACGAGATACGGATTCGCATCCGCGCTCGCGAGGCGATGCTCGATCCGCAGGTTGCCCGCATCCGATTCGGGAATCCGGATGCATGCGTCGCGATCCTCGAATCCCCAGCTCGCGCGGCTCGCCGCGTTCACCATCGACCCGTAGCGCCGGAACGCGTTGTGGTTCGGCGCGAACACCGGCATGCAGTGCGGCAGCAGCGCGAGGCAGCCCGCGACCGCATGGCGCAGCGGACGCTGCCCGTGCGCCGCCAGCAGGTTGCGCCCCGCTTCGTCGTACAGGCTCACGTGCACGTGCATGCCGCTGCCCGGCGCATGCAGGTACGGCTTGCCCATGAAGCTTGCGCGATAGCCGTGCCGCAGCGCGACGCCGCGCGTGCTGCGGCAGAACAGCGCCGACCAGTCCGCCGCACGCAGCCCGTCGTCGGTGTGGCCGAAGTTGATCTCGAACTGTCCGGGCCCGAGCTCGGCGGTGATCACGGTCGCATCGACGCCCTGCTCGCACGCAGCCTCGACCATCTCGTGCAGCACGTCGGAGAACCGCGACAGCCGCTCGATATGCATGTTCGGCTGATCGTCGCGGTCGTCGCTCAGGCGGTCGCGCGGATACTGCGGCAGGCCGTCCGCGAGCTGCGCGGCGAACAGGTAGAACTCGAGCTCGAACGCGACGACCGGGCGAATCCCCCGCTTCGCGAAGCGCCGCAGCACGCGCGCGAGCACTTCGCGCGGCTCGAACTCGATCGGCGCGTCGGTGCCGTCGGAGCTGATCAGCATCTGCGCGAGCGGCTGGCTTTCCCAGCGCACCCGCTTCAGCGTGCCGGGAACCAGCCGGCGCGGCGCATCCGGGTCGCCGTCGTTGAAGCAGTAGTCGCCGATCTTGTACAGGCCGCCCTGCGTGCCGAGCAGCACGCAGTTCTGCGGCAGCTTCAGCAGCGAGCCCGATGCGACCTTCTCGAGCGCGTCGATCGGATAGCGCTTGCCGTAGAAGTGGCCGGGCAGGTCCAGGCAGATCAGGTCGACATAGCGGATCTCGGGGTGCGCGTGGCGGAATGCACGGACTTCATCGACCAATGCGGAAACGACGTCAGCCATGATTCATCCTTTCGTTCGAGTGTGACGATGCCGCGTCGCGGCGAACCGGGACCGAACGGCCTGCGCAGCGCCGCTCGCCCCATCGATCAGTACGTCAAACCATGTGCTTCGAACGCAGCGTGCCGCCGCGACGACGACTCAGGTGAACACCCAGATGACCCGCGTGGGCTGGTCGGTCAGGTTCGCGTAGCGGAACCGCTTGTGGGCGGGCAGCTGGAACGCATCGTTCGGGCCGAGCGTGACGGGCGTGTCATCGCCGTCGAGCCAGATCGTCAGTTCGCCTTCGAGCACGAAGCCGCCCTGCTCGTCGCTGTCGTCGACGGGCCGGTCGCCGCTGCTCGCGCCCGGCGCAAGATGGCTCTCGAGGACCGAGAAGCGCGCGCGCATGCTCGGCGACACGAGGATGTCCGTGATGCCGGCCGCGTAGTACACGGTGCGACGCTCGCCGGGCCGCGTGACCCACGGCACGGAGCGCGGCTTGTCCAGGCTGTAGAAGTACGTGGTCGGCACGCCGAGCGCCTCGCCGATCGCCGTCAGGTCCGCGACGGTCGGACGCGACAGCCCCCGCTCGACCTGCGACAGGAAGCCGACCGAGCGGCCGATCCGGTCGGCCAGCTCGTTCAGCGTGACCTTGCGGTGCTTGCGCAAATCGCGGATCAGGATCGCCAGGCTTTCGATTTCTTCCTGTTCGTTCATCGTGTGCTCCGGGGAACTTCAGACGGTGTCGCGCAGCCGGTACCAGGCCTTGCCGATCGCCTCCAGCGGCGCGGCGAACCGGCCGCCGCCGGGGAAGCGCGGGTTGCGGATGCGCTGGTACAGCGCGAGGAGCCGGTCGTCGCCGAGCACCGCGTCGGCGACGGCGCGCGCGCCCGCGAGCGTCGGCAGCACGCCGTGGCCGGAAAACCCCTGCAGCCAGTAGCGCTGCCCGCAACGGCCGAGGTCCGGCGTACGGCGCATGCTGATGTCGATGTGGCCGCCCCATGCGTAGTCGAGCGGCACGCCGCGCAGCTGCGGAAACACGCGTTCGAGGTGCGGCCGCGTCGCCGCCGCGATGTCCGCGGGGATGCCGCCGAGATACGTGCAGCCGCCGCCGAACAGCAGGCGCCCGTCGGGGCTCAGGCGGAAGTAGTCGGGCACGAACTGGTTGTCGATCACGCAGTTGTCGCGCGGCAGCAGCGAGCGCGCGAGCTCGGGTTCGAGCGGCGCGGTCGCGACCTGGTAGGTGCCGACCGGCAGCAGCCGGCGCGACAGTCCGGGATCGAGCCGGTCGACGTACGCGTTGCACGCGAGCACCAGCACGTCCGCGCGCGCTTCGCCGGCGGCGGTGCGCGCGACGTAGCCGCCGGCCGTCTCGCTCAGGTCGAGCACGCGGCTCTGCTCGAAGATGCGGCCGCCCGCGCGCTCGATCGT
The sequence above is drawn from the Burkholderia ubonensis genome and encodes:
- a CDS encoding bifunctional nicotinamide-nucleotide adenylyltransferase/Nudix hydroxylase produces the protein MSTQHTRRFDALVFIGRFQPPHRGHLNVLKSALSRAERVCVLIGSTDKPRTIKDPFSFDERRQMLASLLDASERDRVTIAPVQDSTYNDGDWVRWVQDAVASALGDVAHKKVGLIGHEKDATSYYLRMFPQWELVEADATEDISATEIRDQYFAERPNSFVQWAVPEPVFGWLERFRTQPEFAQLKAEAEFIAAYRKAWAAAPYPVTFVTVDAVVVHSGHILLVRRRSEPGRGLWALPGGFVNQDERLDTACIRELREETGLKLPEPVLRGSLKDRQVFDHPTRSLRGRTITHACLFSFPTGELPRVKGSDDADKARWVPLNEFAQMRSVMFEDHFDIAYHFLGKL
- a CDS encoding N-acetylmuramoyl-L-alanine amidase family protein, whose protein sequence is MTNRTVRRLRSSTRAVARLLACMPLLAAPLVAGAARAAGPDAPPPSARYIVVDTGHTPAHPGATGASGRVEYRYNLDLSTAVADTLVAHGDRVLRTAADGREIKLDQRSTQAPDANLFVSIHHDSMQQQFIDAGRQREFRGFSVFVSERNPHYEQSLRCAKAIAGKLVAAGETPSLYHAQPIRGENRPLIDPHLGIHRFDDLVVLRTAPVPAVLVEAGVIVNPDEEKRLAQHDTIQRLSAAIAGGIDACTAAR
- a CDS encoding lysozyme inhibitor LprI family protein — its product is MKKKNLLASCALFALAVPFAAHAAGCAKPRGAFDQVYCSSTQFSQLDRELNDQYGRLRKQLSGDQQASLKTGQLAWLKQRDDRCSETRDDGYLVNLQCAIDATQSRLTFLRERERECTSTGCVTAKLGD
- a CDS encoding glutamine synthetase family protein produces the protein MADVVSALVDEVRAFRHAHPEIRYVDLICLDLPGHFYGKRYPIDALEKVASGSLLKLPQNCVLLGTQGGLYKIGDYCFNDGDPDAPRRLVPGTLKRVRWESQPLAQMLISSDGTDAPIEFEPREVLARVLRRFAKRGIRPVVAFELEFYLFAAQLADGLPQYPRDRLSDDRDDQPNMHIERLSRFSDVLHEMVEAACEQGVDATVITAELGPGQFEINFGHTDDGLRAADWSALFCRSTRGVALRHGYRASFMGKPYLHAPGSGMHVHVSLYDEAGRNLLAAHGQRPLRHAVAGCLALLPHCMPVFAPNHNAFRRYGSMVNAASRASWGFEDRDACIRIPESDAGNLRIEHRLASADANPYLVLAAILTGMEYGLDAGKEPIAPLNDDRGSGIDFPKDMLSAVAAMQDHPAVREGLGGEFVMVYCENKRQEELDFRNEIGAREYRWFL
- a CDS encoding helix-turn-helix domain-containing protein; this translates as MNEQEEIESLAILIRDLRKHRKVTLNELADRIGRSVGFLSQVERGLSRPTVADLTAIGEALGVPTTYFYSLDKPRSVPWVTRPGERRTVYYAAGITDILVSPSMRARFSVLESHLAPGASSGDRPVDDSDEQGGFVLEGELTIWLDGDDTPVTLGPNDAFQLPAHKRFRYANLTDQPTRVIWVFT
- a CDS encoding NAD(P)/FAD-dependent oxidoreductase produces the protein MFLQSDRHVASYYAAAHPAPIPQRPELDERIDADVLIVGAGFSGLHTALRLALAGKRVVMLEASRVAWAASGRNGGQALLGWSCDMPPLEEALGRDGARALWDSMRWAAAEVRDLPARHGFDIDYRPGSLWAAVRPRRVAMLAQARDEAAERWGCDRLRVIPHAEMPGWIGSARYLAALYDPEAGHLNPLKLALGLAQTIERAGGRIFEQSRVLDLSETAGGYVARTAAGEARADVLVLACNAYVDRLDPGLSRRLLPVGTYQVATAPLEPELARSLLPRDNCVIDNQFVPDYFRLSPDGRLLFGGGCTYLGGIPADIAAATRPHLERVFPQLRGVPLDYAWGGHIDISMRRTPDLGRCGQRYWLQGFSGHGVLPTLAGARAVADAVLGDDRLLALYQRIRNPRFPGGGRFAAPLEAIGKAWYRLRDTV